In Streptomyces sp. NBC_00306, a single genomic region encodes these proteins:
- a CDS encoding GNAT family N-acetyltransferase, with product MPPIDASNGTEAGAAAPQLADSVEDTLDLRIPDELLALFREGEADAAPEQVDGCAGDLLDHLAEWGPATTSHGSFQLVPVRVERDLALISRWMNDPAVAAFWELAGPDSVTAAHLRTQLDGDGRSFPCLGVLDGVPMSYFEIYRADLDPLARHYPARPHDTGLHLLVGGVADRGRGVGSTLLRAVADLIFDKRPRCTRVIAEPDLRNTPSVSAFLSGGYRYSAEIDLPRKRAALMVRERALRNLL from the coding sequence ATGCCTCCCATCGATGCGAGCAACGGAACCGAAGCCGGTGCCGCCGCACCCCAGCTCGCCGACAGCGTCGAGGACACCCTCGATCTACGGATCCCGGACGAGCTTCTGGCGCTGTTCCGGGAGGGCGAGGCCGACGCTGCCCCCGAGCAGGTCGACGGCTGTGCCGGCGATCTGCTCGACCACCTCGCCGAATGGGGGCCGGCGACCACCTCCCACGGCTCCTTCCAGCTCGTCCCCGTGCGCGTCGAGCGGGACCTGGCCCTGATCAGCCGCTGGATGAACGACCCTGCTGTCGCAGCCTTCTGGGAGCTGGCGGGACCCGACTCCGTCACCGCCGCCCATCTGCGCACCCAGCTCGACGGCGACGGCCGCAGCTTCCCCTGCCTGGGTGTGCTCGATGGCGTGCCCATGAGCTACTTCGAGATCTACCGGGCCGACCTCGATCCCCTGGCGCGGCACTATCCGGCTCGTCCTCATGACACCGGCCTTCACCTCCTCGTCGGCGGTGTCGCCGACCGCGGCCGCGGCGTCGGCTCCACCCTGCTCAGAGCCGTCGCCGATCTCATCTTCGACAAGCGCCCCCGGTGTACACGCGTCATCGCAGAACCCGACCTCCGCAACACCCCCTCCGTCTCCGCCTTCCTCAGCGGTGGCTACCGCTACTCCGCGGAGATCGACCTTCCCCGCAAGCGGGCCGCTCTCATGGTCCGCGAGCGCGCGCTGCGCAACCTGCTGTGA